In Erigeron canadensis isolate Cc75 chromosome 7, C_canadensis_v1, whole genome shotgun sequence, one DNA window encodes the following:
- the LOC122608857 gene encoding cysteine protease RD19A-like, with product MNRQSTILFVIFFVLSVSSLAAGANNNDILIQNVEWDGEEYRLQHDFNVFKHKFNKTYTSPQEEAFRFLVFKANMRQEMQRHKKLIDPSAVHYGFTKFSDMTATELMIKKHIGLKI from the coding sequence ATGAATCGACAATCGACCATTCTGTTCGTTATCTTTTTTGTACTCTCCGTTTCCTCTTTGGCTGCAGGTGCCAATAACAATGATATCCTAATCCAAAACGTGGAATGGGATGGAGAGGAATACCGCCTCCAGCACGATTTTAACGTCTTCAAGCACAAGtttaacaaaacatacaccTCCCCACAAGAAGAGGCTTTCaggtttttggttttcaaagcCAACATGCGCCAAGAAATGCAGAGGCACAAGAAGCTTATCGATCCGTCGGCTGTTCATTATGGGTTTACTAAGTTTTCTGATATGACGGCAACGGAGTTGATGATCAAGAAGCATATAGGATTGAAGATTTGA
- the LOC122608486 gene encoding metalloendoproteinase 5-MMP-like, producing the protein MASIDTLLPFVYICFFLFSPSLGKVLNNNPIKHLQGCHKGDKVQGLHKLKLYLAKYGYLNYQNSPDHTNADEFDEELDAALKSYQNFYHLNATGVLDENTVSQMLVPRCGHPDKKIHQHGTKLLHTVSHFQFFANEPKWPPSKSHLTYAFDSDYPNNYIPPVDRAFNTWATSSNYFTFSRVSDINGADLKIAFESPQHGDVDFELNDLAHANPPPGGRFHYNSAIPWSVGPRPVRNHFDLETVALHEIGHLLGLDHSQYRDAVMFASINAGIVKGLNFDDIQGIKVLYGLN; encoded by the coding sequence ATGGCATCTATAGATACTCTTTTGCCCTTTGTGTATAtctgtttctttcttttctctccAAGCTTGGGAAAAGTACTTAATAATAATCCAATCAAGCATCTTCAAGGTTGTCACAAAGGGGACAAAGTGCAAGGCCTCCATAAACTCAAACTATACCTTGCCAAATATGGTTACCTAAATTACCAAAACAGCCCTGACCACACCAATGCCGACGAATTTGATGAAGAGCTTGACGCCGCACTAAAAAGTTACCAAAACTTTTACCATCTCAACGCTACTGGGGTGCTAGATGAGAACACCGTTTCACAAATGCTTGTACCGCGTTGTGGACATCCCGATAAGAAAATTCATCAACACGGGACAAAATTGTTGCATACTGTGTCTCATTTTCAATTCTTCGCAAATGAACCTAAATGGCCCCCAAGTAAATCGCATCTCACCTATGCATTCGACTCCGACTATCCAAATAATTATATACCGCCTGTTGATCGTGCCTTCAATACATGGGCTACTTCTTCTAACTACTTCACATTTTCTAGAGTCAGTGATATTAATGGAGCAGATCTAAAGATTGCATTCGAAAGCCCACAACATGGAGATGTAGACTTTGAACTGAATGATTTGGCGCATGCAAATCCGCCACCAGGTGGAAGGTTTCATTACAATTCGGCTATTCCTTGGTCAGTTGGACCAAGACCAGTTCGAAATCATTTTGATTTAGAGACCGTGGCGCTTCATGAAATAGGACATCTACTTGGGTTAGATCACAGTCAATATCGAGACGCGGTAATGTTTGCTTCCATCAATGCAGGAATTGTCAAAGGTTTGAACTTTGATGATATCCAAGGAATCAAAGTTTTGTATGGACTTAATTAG